In Stigmatella aurantiaca, the following proteins share a genomic window:
- the wzy gene encoding exopolysaccharide repeat unit polymerase, which produces MEAFLSRTPVFLTLLAGLVLATLGLLVLFPAVALLPMVAAIMVWVLAKVPVRYPVLVLLTVLLVVDCAVENPYSGHWNSPLTFIGRLCFINLNVVTGVPGLGFTLIDLSVFGLSALYIYRRAAGLKTDGAMTPLPKPLVIALLVVIGTVVWMYLWGMARGGDPRPAKWQLQKMLLLPIIVMLFTVSIRGAEDFKLLGRIIVTSAFVKAFLGAFFIVFIARPRGLYTEYATTHSDTMIYVTGLAIGVTSYSEEPTRRNFWRMVIVCGVILMGMHYNDRRLAYASFNQCLVAIFLISPWTWVKRYVARAGIVMAPLFLLYVVVGWANPTGFFSPVNTFKSMLVGEHNDTGEMDYRDVENFNVISTWQRNPMLGTGYGHGFEEVIKLADISHLFEDYLYHPHNSVLGLLAFGGVVGFSGMWMFVALTVFFAVRAYHRAHPPVWRAGALVCVSVVLAYTNQCFGDMGLSSWYCNLLIALAVTCAGKVATQAGAWGSTTPSPSEMTGEMVEVKEGVGRT; this is translated from the coding sequence ATGGAAGCCTTCCTCTCGCGCACACCGGTGTTCCTCACGCTGCTGGCGGGCCTGGTGCTGGCCACGCTGGGCCTGCTCGTGCTCTTCCCGGCCGTGGCGCTGCTGCCCATGGTGGCCGCCATCATGGTGTGGGTGCTGGCGAAGGTGCCGGTGCGCTACCCGGTGCTCGTCCTGCTCACCGTGCTGCTGGTGGTGGACTGCGCGGTGGAGAACCCCTACTCGGGGCACTGGAACTCACCGCTCACCTTCATCGGCCGGCTGTGCTTCATCAACCTCAACGTCGTCACCGGCGTGCCCGGCCTGGGCTTCACGCTCATCGACTTGTCGGTGTTCGGGCTGAGCGCGCTCTACATCTACCGGCGCGCGGCGGGGCTGAAGACGGACGGGGCGATGACGCCCCTGCCCAAGCCCCTGGTGATTGCCCTGCTGGTGGTGATTGGCACCGTGGTGTGGATGTACCTGTGGGGCATGGCCCGGGGCGGAGACCCGCGCCCGGCGAAGTGGCAGCTTCAGAAGATGCTGCTCTTGCCCATCATCGTCATGCTGTTCACCGTGTCCATCCGGGGCGCGGAGGACTTCAAGCTCCTGGGCCGCATCATCGTCACGTCCGCCTTCGTGAAGGCGTTCCTGGGCGCCTTCTTCATCGTCTTCATCGCCCGGCCCCGGGGGCTCTACACCGAGTACGCCACCACGCACTCGGACACGATGATCTACGTGACGGGGCTGGCCATCGGGGTGACCTCGTATTCCGAGGAGCCGACGCGGCGTAACTTCTGGCGCATGGTGATTGTCTGCGGCGTCATCCTCATGGGGATGCACTACAACGACCGGCGCCTGGCGTACGCGAGCTTCAACCAGTGCCTCGTCGCCATCTTCCTGATCAGCCCCTGGACCTGGGTGAAGCGCTATGTAGCGCGCGCGGGCATCGTCATGGCCCCCTTGTTCCTGCTCTATGTCGTGGTGGGCTGGGCGAATCCCACGGGCTTTTTCTCGCCTGTGAACACGTTCAAGTCGATGCTCGTGGGCGAGCACAACGACACCGGCGAGATGGATTACCGCGACGTGGAGAACTTCAACGTCATCAGCACCTGGCAGCGCAACCCGATGCTCGGCACCGGGTACGGCCACGGCTTTGAAGAGGTCATCAAGCTCGCGGACATCTCCCACCTCTTCGAGGACTACCTCTACCACCCGCACAACTCGGTGCTGGGCCTGCTCGCCTTCGGCGGCGTGGTGGGCTTCAGCGGCATGTGGATGTTCGTCGCACTCACGGTCTTCTTCGCCGTGCGCGCCTACCACCGCGCCCACCCGCCCGTGTGGCGCGCGGGCGCACTGGTATGTGTTTCGGTGGTGCTTGCCTACACCAACCAGTGCTTCGGCGACATGGGGCTCAGCAGTTGGTACTGCAACTTGCTCATCGCGCTGGCGGTGACGTGCGCGGGCAAGGTGGCGACGCAGGCCGGGGCGTGGGGGTCGACAACGCCCTCACCGTCCGAAATGACCGGGGAGATGGTGGAGGTGAAGGAAGGAGTGGGACGCACATGA
- a CDS encoding DUF6310 domain-containing protein: protein MGLCVFAAPEIVVGAVIVTGAVVVAAAIQEELHAYERSAARDRAKPKTQARPSHQQQSMANGKPKPEGAPSGTDWFPPDPPGSSDPRERRPECAPRRASHRGGNVPHNECADRVPQNAFPGWDVLVHGKHFDALQLASRTLWEVKTDNFDTYTEDLRDIVVRSQVPEMQHERALALACGFGFKVGVRSPAHRAALLRQDPTLRIVVMDWC from the coding sequence GTGGGGCTCTGCGTCTTCGCTGCACCCGAGATTGTGGTGGGCGCGGTGATTGTGACGGGGGCAGTAGTGGTGGCTGCCGCTATCCAAGAGGAATTGCATGCGTATGAGCGAAGCGCAGCTCGTGATCGTGCGAAGCCCAAGACGCAGGCGCGGCCATCCCATCAGCAGCAATCCATGGCGAATGGGAAGCCCAAGCCGGAAGGCGCCCCGTCGGGGACGGATTGGTTTCCTCCAGACCCGCCTGGTTCCTCGGACCCGCGTGAGCGCCGTCCCGAGTGTGCGCCCAGACGGGCTTCGCATCGCGGAGGCAATGTCCCGCACAACGAATGCGCCGACCGAGTTCCGCAGAATGCTTTTCCCGGTTGGGATGTGCTTGTCCATGGCAAGCACTTCGACGCGCTGCAACTGGCTTCACGCACGTTGTGGGAGGTCAAGACCGACAACTTCGACACTTACACGGAAGACCTCCGGGACATCGTGGTCAGAAGTCAGGTGCCGGAGATGCAGCATGAGCGCGCCCTCGCCCTGGCCTGCGGATTCGGTTTCAAGGTCGGCGTGCGCAGCCCAGCGCACAGAGCTGCCCTCCTAAGGCAGGACCCCACACTCAGGATTGTCGTCATGGATTGGTGCTGA
- a CDS encoding PH domain-containing protein, whose product MDTLTRPEPGRSQRDELERLQEDLRALRHQCEALPTEIAELAGQVARLEDEVRWLRRSLAVAHGEQVRPAASLPERLILPFRANPSRRTTYGKLRSALPLSGLFIGLSLQAMNNPRAVITLGLLFPVCVAVRALFLEPVEMAEGVAWQFDEEGFAPDTLPESSGKVLYSEVHKVEVVQGPLHRLFGSGAVRVTWTPLTQTSLGKAEAYPDRSVLIDLIDDPHRLAEWLRQRALPAQARNVGGAHAV is encoded by the coding sequence ATGGACACGCTTACCCGCCCGGAGCCGGGGCGCTCGCAGCGGGACGAACTGGAGCGCCTCCAAGAGGATCTGCGGGCCCTTCGCCACCAGTGCGAAGCGCTTCCCACGGAGATCGCTGAGCTGGCCGGCCAGGTAGCCCGGTTGGAGGATGAGGTTCGCTGGCTGCGCCGCTCGCTGGCAGTGGCGCACGGTGAGCAGGTGCGGCCCGCTGCCTCTCTGCCAGAACGGCTCATCCTTCCGTTCCGTGCCAACCCTTCGCGGCGGACCACCTATGGCAAGCTCCGGTCCGCGCTGCCCCTGTCAGGATTGTTTATCGGCCTTTCGCTCCAAGCGATGAACAATCCCCGGGCAGTCATCACGCTGGGGCTCCTCTTTCCGGTCTGCGTCGCGGTGCGGGCTCTCTTTCTGGAGCCCGTGGAAATGGCCGAGGGCGTTGCCTGGCAATTCGATGAAGAGGGCTTCGCCCCGGACACGTTGCCCGAGAGTTCCGGCAAGGTGCTGTATTCCGAGGTGCATAAGGTCGAGGTCGTTCAAGGGCCTCTCCACCGTCTCTTCGGCTCGGGGGCCGTCCGGGTCACTTGGACGCCCTTGACCCAGACATCCCTCGGGAAGGCAGAGGCCTATCCGGACCGCTCCGTCCTCATCGACCTGATCGATGACCCCCACCGGCTGGCGGAGTGGCTGCGGCAGCGGGCCTTACCGGCCCAGGCCAGGAACGTGGGAGGGGCCCATGCCGTCTGA
- a CDS encoding serine/threonine-protein kinase: protein MGPAGHGVHGAVYRAVRASEAPSTPVALKLALLPRDPRFSREVELLSRVNHPSVPRLLDAGEWQHPADTTHPYLVMEWVDGTPLYDWAQEHASSEEQVVRVLAQLARALEALHAQGAVHRDVKGGNVLVRHADQRAMLTDFGSGIHPGAATLTPPGSFTGTPAYRSAESSLFSLRYMWDPSAQYEDKPSDDLYALGVTAYRLVTGTYPELSDPFRDEMGTWQLGEMASPPPGAIVPGLDPQFDALIVRMLRVHPEDRGTARELAEALEQTAEQLARQHSPASHAAPHEAAPRRGPTWVRFMAASMLLMLSAWAGWEVRDRSQVWPSFFRTESTPPGLEGSDTVGLGDAASRMPPVESPDASVPEMMSMGTLPPPRPGQATPDAKGRCPRQGQLALNGGCWIRLSLEREDCEGSGYVFTNQCYGPVLSNPQRRQPTSEPGSPP, encoded by the coding sequence ATGGGGCCAGCAGGCCACGGCGTCCACGGGGCCGTCTACCGGGCTGTCCGGGCGAGCGAAGCACCCTCCACCCCCGTGGCCCTCAAGCTGGCCCTGCTGCCACGAGACCCTCGGTTCTCACGCGAGGTCGAGTTGCTCTCCCGCGTGAACCACCCAAGTGTCCCGCGCCTGCTGGATGCCGGTGAGTGGCAGCATCCCGCCGACACCACGCATCCCTACCTTGTCATGGAGTGGGTGGACGGCACTCCGCTCTATGACTGGGCCCAGGAGCACGCCTCCTCTGAAGAACAGGTGGTCCGGGTGCTGGCCCAGCTCGCCCGAGCCCTGGAAGCCCTTCATGCGCAGGGTGCCGTTCATCGGGACGTGAAGGGTGGAAATGTCCTGGTGCGGCACGCGGATCAGCGCGCGATGCTCACGGACTTCGGCTCGGGCATCCACCCTGGCGCGGCCACCCTGACGCCGCCAGGTTCGTTCACGGGCACACCTGCCTACCGCTCCGCGGAGTCCTCGCTGTTCTCGCTGCGGTACATGTGGGACCCCTCCGCCCAGTATGAAGACAAACCCTCGGATGATCTCTACGCCCTGGGCGTCACGGCTTATCGGCTCGTCACCGGCACATACCCGGAGCTGAGCGACCCGTTCAGGGACGAAATGGGAACCTGGCAGTTGGGGGAGATGGCCTCGCCCCCGCCCGGTGCCATTGTCCCGGGCCTCGATCCACAGTTCGACGCGCTGATCGTTCGAATGCTCCGGGTTCATCCCGAGGACCGGGGAACCGCGAGGGAGCTGGCGGAAGCGCTGGAGCAAACCGCGGAGCAACTCGCTCGTCAGCACTCACCCGCATCACACGCGGCGCCTCATGAAGCCGCTCCACGCAGAGGCCCCACGTGGGTCAGGTTTATGGCAGCCTCGATGCTCCTGATGCTGTCGGCCTGGGCAGGATGGGAGGTTCGTGACAGGAGCCAGGTATGGCCCTCCTTCTTCAGGACAGAGTCCACGCCGCCCGGCCTGGAAGGTTCGGACACCGTGGGCCTGGGCGATGCCGCATCGAGAATGCCCCCGGTAGAGAGCCCTGACGCCTCGGTTCCCGAGATGATGTCCATGGGCACGTTACCCCCACCGAGGCCAGGACAGGCCACCCCCGATGCGAAGGGCCGGTGTCCTCGTCAGGGGCAACTTGCTCTCAATGGGGGCTGCTGGATCCGGCTCAGCCTGGAACGCGAAGACTGCGAGGGGAGCGGCTATGTCTTTACGAACCAGTGCTATGGCCCCGTGCTCTCCAACCCGCAGCGCCGCCAACCGACCTCCGAGCCAGGCAGCCCTCCCTGA
- a CDS encoding PH domain-containing protein, whose product MPSERPVEPGIAQALERIQEDVRTGQRAMRTLTEESGRLRARLGQLQTEREQLSRTLQEVRQGQPLRRPRLPEVLAPPFEVRTQVPLRRVFLSQLPLVLVTGALLTLPWDYRTGIMVVLCVLYAVVSVYPQLRRWFGRPSWRFTGSGLEDGGHSGLPAEIPYGQVVSATSEISPAQLRRGVGTVTVKFRPAPGAPEDFVSLLDVPEPERLAEWIQAKGMPAK is encoded by the coding sequence ATGCCGTCTGAGCGCCCTGTGGAGCCCGGAATCGCTCAGGCCCTGGAGCGCATCCAGGAGGACGTGCGCACGGGGCAGCGTGCGATGCGCACGCTGACCGAGGAGAGCGGCCGGCTCCGGGCCCGGCTCGGACAACTTCAGACCGAGCGGGAGCAGTTGAGCCGGACATTGCAGGAAGTCCGGCAGGGCCAGCCCCTGCGTCGGCCCCGGCTACCGGAAGTCCTGGCCCCGCCGTTCGAGGTCCGCACCCAGGTTCCCCTGCGCCGTGTGTTCCTGAGTCAGCTTCCGCTGGTGCTGGTCACCGGAGCCCTGCTGACCTTGCCGTGGGATTACCGCACCGGGATCATGGTGGTGTTGTGCGTCCTCTATGCCGTGGTCTCGGTCTACCCTCAGCTCAGGAGGTGGTTCGGACGTCCGTCCTGGCGGTTTACCGGGAGCGGATTGGAGGACGGTGGTCATTCGGGGCTTCCAGCGGAGATTCCCTACGGACAGGTGGTCTCCGCCACATCGGAAATCTCTCCCGCGCAACTCCGCCGCGGAGTGGGGACCGTGACGGTGAAGTTCCGGCCAGCGCCCGGTGCACCGGAGGACTTCGTGTCCCTGCTCGATGTGCCCGAGCCCGAGCGCTTGGCGGAATGGATCCAAGCGAAGGGTATGCCGGCGAAGTGA
- a CDS encoding glycoside hydrolase family 44 protein yields the protein MSTGRWVALGLAWALVLTACQESARGSPPAATARPAAAKAHLKVELAQVIYEGGFKSGWKDVGWAEREVTGPGPARVLMAELGSWAMEHEGPVQATFGGVALRYHAPAGYGDFLEVRLDSQDSTTFPRVSVEARHAVAQEGEWVQLLIPMGELNPEQRPFERLVLRARKRVGREWVELDQIGLTRPGAQVASSGRQASLVLEEVAYDGGVKPGWEASGWTERVVDTGPAQVMMAGLGGWTLRHKEPLKGTFGGLALRYRAPPGYGDFLEVRLDTEDATVFPRVRVEARHQVSRQEDWVQVLVPLAELNPEMNPFHRIVMRAHKKVGTDWVELDRIGLTGTSEAAVGALSVGGGRVAVGPPKAAALSVLCTAPTHAISPLIYGIAFNALRESKDAHLWEMGATARRWGGNPTSRYNWRINAWNTANDWYFRNTSPGDEPKFTYEEFLLSNRARGLQSALTLPILGWVAKDTSSVSFPVSKFKSQEKTAPEMPEAGNGKSPSGALLPPLPPEQTSVAAPPEFIAEWVRTIRQKDGGRGRSVQMYFLDNEPMLWNSTHRDVHPQPTTYDELLERTVAYGTAVRQADPEAVIAGPAEWGWTAYFRSAADVDKTRPADADRKAHGNVPLLPWYLRKLKEHQKKTGVRLLDVLDVHFYPQGKGIGLEEAGETDEATSALRIRSTRALWDDNYKDESWIGEPVRLIPRLKKMVAENYPGLGIALGEYNFGATRHMSGGLAQAEALGRFAEGNLTAAFHFTYPPDRSPTWWAFRAYRDFDGKGGRFQDLYVPTKAVDGTSLFASRSVDGQRVVAIALNLQPETARAARVELKGCGALRDARVLTYTGEPEGFAEQPGGSFQTDGLDALLPPYSITVLDLTLAPVRK from the coding sequence ATGAGCACGGGGCGGTGGGTGGCCCTGGGGCTTGCGTGGGCCCTGGTGCTCACGGCCTGTCAGGAGTCCGCGCGCGGCAGTCCCCCCGCGGCCACCGCCCGTCCGGCCGCGGCCAAGGCCCACCTGAAGGTGGAGCTGGCGCAGGTCATCTACGAGGGCGGCTTCAAGTCCGGCTGGAAGGACGTGGGCTGGGCCGAGCGCGAGGTGACGGGGCCGGGGCCCGCGCGGGTGCTGATGGCGGAGCTGGGCTCGTGGGCCATGGAGCACGAGGGCCCGGTGCAGGCCACCTTCGGCGGGGTGGCGCTGCGCTACCACGCGCCCGCGGGCTACGGGGACTTCCTGGAGGTGCGGCTGGACTCCCAGGACAGCACCACCTTTCCGCGCGTGAGCGTGGAGGCGCGGCACGCGGTGGCCCAGGAGGGCGAGTGGGTGCAGCTGCTCATTCCCATGGGCGAGCTGAACCCGGAGCAGCGGCCCTTCGAGCGGCTCGTGCTGCGGGCCCGGAAGCGCGTGGGGCGCGAGTGGGTGGAGCTGGATCAGATCGGCCTCACGCGGCCCGGGGCGCAGGTGGCGAGCAGCGGGCGGCAGGCGTCGCTGGTGCTGGAGGAGGTGGCCTACGACGGCGGGGTGAAGCCGGGCTGGGAGGCCAGCGGGTGGACCGAGCGCGTGGTGGACACGGGGCCCGCGCAGGTGATGATGGCGGGGCTGGGCGGGTGGACGCTCCGGCACAAGGAGCCGCTGAAGGGCACCTTCGGAGGGCTGGCGCTGCGCTACCGCGCGCCCCCGGGCTACGGGGACTTCCTGGAGGTGCGGCTGGACACCGAGGACGCGACGGTGTTCCCGCGCGTGCGCGTGGAGGCGCGGCACCAGGTGAGCCGGCAGGAGGACTGGGTGCAGGTGCTCGTGCCGCTGGCGGAGCTGAACCCGGAGATGAATCCCTTCCACCGCATCGTCATGCGGGCCCACAAGAAGGTGGGCACGGACTGGGTGGAGCTGGACCGGATTGGGCTGACGGGCACGAGCGAGGCGGCGGTGGGCGCGCTCTCGGTGGGCGGTGGGCGCGTGGCGGTGGGGCCGCCGAAGGCCGCGGCCCTGTCGGTGCTGTGCACGGCGCCCACCCACGCCATCAGCCCGCTCATCTACGGCATTGCCTTCAACGCCCTGCGCGAGAGCAAGGACGCGCACCTGTGGGAGATGGGGGCCACGGCGCGCCGCTGGGGCGGCAACCCCACGAGCCGCTACAACTGGCGCATCAACGCGTGGAACACGGCCAACGACTGGTACTTCCGCAACACCTCGCCCGGGGATGAGCCGAAGTTCACCTACGAGGAGTTCCTGCTGAGCAACCGCGCGCGCGGGCTCCAGTCGGCGCTCACGCTGCCGATTCTCGGCTGGGTGGCCAAGGACACGTCGTCGGTGAGCTTCCCGGTGTCGAAGTTCAAGTCCCAGGAGAAGACGGCCCCGGAGATGCCGGAGGCGGGCAACGGCAAGTCGCCCTCGGGGGCGCTGCTGCCGCCGCTGCCGCCGGAGCAGACGAGCGTGGCCGCGCCGCCGGAGTTCATCGCCGAGTGGGTGCGCACCATCCGCCAGAAGGACGGAGGGCGGGGGCGCAGCGTGCAGATGTACTTCCTCGATAACGAGCCCATGCTGTGGAACTCCACGCACCGGGACGTGCACCCGCAGCCCACCACGTACGACGAGCTGCTGGAGCGCACGGTGGCCTACGGCACGGCGGTGCGGCAGGCGGATCCGGAGGCGGTCATCGCGGGGCCGGCGGAGTGGGGGTGGACGGCGTACTTCCGCTCGGCGGCGGACGTGGACAAGACGCGCCCGGCGGACGCGGACCGGAAGGCGCACGGCAACGTGCCGCTCTTGCCCTGGTACCTGCGCAAGCTGAAGGAGCACCAGAAGAAGACGGGCGTGCGGCTCCTGGACGTGCTGGATGTGCACTTCTACCCGCAGGGCAAGGGCATCGGCCTGGAGGAGGCGGGGGAGACGGACGAGGCCACCTCGGCGCTGCGCATCCGCTCCACGCGGGCGCTCTGGGACGACAACTACAAGGACGAGTCCTGGATTGGCGAGCCGGTGCGGCTGATTCCCCGGCTGAAGAAGATGGTGGCGGAGAACTACCCGGGGCTGGGCATCGCGCTGGGGGAGTACAACTTCGGCGCCACGCGGCACATGAGCGGAGGGCTGGCGCAGGCCGAGGCGCTGGGGCGCTTCGCGGAAGGCAACCTCACGGCGGCGTTCCACTTCACCTATCCGCCGGACCGCAGCCCCACGTGGTGGGCGTTCCGGGCGTACCGGGACTTCGATGGCAAGGGTGGGCGCTTCCAGGACCTGTACGTGCCCACCAAGGCGGTGGATGGCACCTCGCTGTTCGCCTCGCGCAGCGTGGATGGCCAGCGCGTGGTGGCGATTGCCCTCAACCTGCAGCCGGAGACGGCCCGCGCGGCGCGGGTGGAGCTCAAGGGCTGTGGGGCGCTGCGGGATGCGCGGGTGTTGACGTACACGGGCGAGCCCGAGGGCTTCGCCGAGCAGCCGGGAGGGTCCTTCCAGACGGATGGGCTGGATGCGCTGCTGCCGCCCTACTCCATCACGGTGCTGGACCTGACGCTGGCGCCCGTCCGGAAATAG
- the epsU gene encoding exopolysaccharide biosynthesis GT2 family glycosyltransferase EpsU translates to MMVMDALLLVLGLPVGVGCGYLLLLTLLSAGKAAPARGASTRTFDIIVPAHNEETGIASTVANLSALDYPVAQRRILVVADNCSDATADRAREAGATVLVRHDTERRGKGYALELAFAQSLKDGFADAVVVVDADTHVSPHLLHSFSQRLEAGAQALQAHYGVLNPHASWRTRLMTIALALFHKVRSMGRERLGVSCGLRGNGMCFTHRVIREVPHEAFSIVEDLEYGIRLGRAGHRVHYVWEADVLGEMVSSEKASRSQRRRWEGGRWAMTKQFGVPLLGEALRKRDGVLLDLAMDLLVPPLSYVVLGAVGLTVAAGALSAWQGQVALSSLLAAFCVGSLGLYVLRGWWVSGMGARGLMDLGRAPFYVVWKLWLVLSRPQEKKGEWVRTTREARKP, encoded by the coding sequence ATGATGGTGATGGACGCGCTGCTGCTCGTGCTCGGGCTGCCGGTGGGCGTGGGGTGCGGCTACCTGCTGCTGCTCACGCTCCTGTCGGCGGGCAAGGCGGCCCCCGCGCGCGGGGCCTCCACGCGCACGTTCGACATCATCGTGCCTGCGCACAACGAGGAGACGGGCATCGCCAGCACGGTGGCGAACCTGTCCGCGCTGGACTACCCGGTGGCGCAGCGGCGCATCCTCGTGGTGGCGGACAACTGCTCGGACGCCACGGCGGACCGGGCGCGCGAGGCGGGGGCCACGGTGCTGGTGCGCCACGACACCGAGCGCCGCGGCAAGGGCTACGCGCTGGAGCTGGCCTTCGCGCAGAGCCTGAAGGACGGCTTCGCCGACGCGGTGGTGGTGGTGGACGCGGACACGCACGTCTCCCCGCACCTGCTGCACTCCTTCTCCCAGCGGCTGGAGGCGGGCGCGCAGGCGCTCCAGGCGCACTACGGCGTGCTCAACCCGCATGCCTCGTGGCGCACGCGGCTGATGACCATTGCCCTGGCGCTGTTCCACAAGGTGCGCTCCATGGGGCGCGAGCGGCTGGGCGTCTCCTGCGGCCTGCGCGGCAACGGCATGTGCTTCACCCACCGCGTCATCCGCGAGGTGCCGCACGAGGCGTTCTCCATCGTGGAGGACCTGGAGTACGGCATCCGCCTGGGGCGCGCGGGGCACCGCGTGCACTACGTGTGGGAGGCGGACGTGCTCGGGGAGATGGTCTCCTCGGAGAAGGCCTCGCGCTCGCAGCGCCGCCGGTGGGAGGGCGGCCGGTGGGCGATGACGAAGCAGTTCGGCGTGCCGTTGCTGGGCGAGGCCCTGCGCAAGCGCGACGGGGTGCTGCTGGACCTGGCCATGGACCTGCTGGTGCCGCCCCTGAGCTACGTGGTGCTGGGCGCAGTGGGGCTCACGGTGGCCGCGGGGGCGCTCTCGGCGTGGCAGGGGCAGGTGGCCCTCTCCTCGCTGCTGGCGGCGTTCTGCGTGGGCAGCCTGGGGCTGTACGTGCTGCGCGGCTGGTGGGTGTCGGGCATGGGCGCGCGCGGGCTGATGGACCTGGGGCGGGCGCCCTTCTACGTGGTGTGGAAGCTGTGGCTGGTGCTGAGCCGGCCGCAGGAGAAGAAGGGGGAGTGGGTGCGGACCACCCGTGAAGCGCGCAAGCCCTAA
- the epsD gene encoding exopolysaccharide biosynthesis glycosyltransferase EpsD, with product MSDSPPASREAAPRADVPRPRLSVVMATYNRLALLTRLLEQLGRQTLPPSEYEVVVVDDGSQEPVREPLEALAKTLPYALQVEVQQNAGAAAARHRGVTRARGEIVLITDDDMQVPEDFLQRHLEQHPPGSRHVILGRIDPDPAIHDMPLFERWYAYLHGRLAQRLEAGGARGFNLYTGNVSFRREDYLAVGGFDPALKQSEDIELGIRLEKAGCRVGFCNAAYVLHGSDHTSFEKWLARAHRYGIMDSRLSERHSDVPQVDPWRMLFEMNALARPLLATAVVLPGPTRPVTGALMGAAKLADRLGLAQVAYKSTSVAYTMEYLRGARAEAGSWREVARRISRYRRVAAGGEEKPSPGRKDTSGAS from the coding sequence GTGAGCGACTCGCCCCCGGCGAGCCGAGAGGCTGCGCCGCGGGCCGATGTACCGCGGCCTCGCCTGAGCGTGGTGATGGCCACGTACAACCGGCTGGCCCTGCTGACGCGGCTGCTGGAGCAACTTGGGCGGCAGACGCTGCCCCCTTCCGAGTACGAAGTCGTGGTGGTGGATGACGGCTCCCAGGAGCCCGTCCGCGAGCCCCTCGAGGCGCTGGCGAAGACGCTGCCCTACGCGCTCCAGGTGGAGGTGCAGCAGAACGCGGGCGCGGCGGCGGCGCGGCACCGGGGCGTCACCCGGGCGCGCGGAGAGATTGTCCTCATCACCGACGACGACATGCAGGTGCCGGAGGACTTCCTCCAGCGGCACCTGGAGCAGCACCCGCCCGGCTCGCGCCACGTCATCCTGGGGCGCATTGATCCGGACCCGGCCATCCACGACATGCCCCTGTTCGAGCGCTGGTACGCGTACCTGCACGGCCGGCTGGCGCAGCGGCTGGAGGCGGGCGGGGCGCGGGGCTTCAACCTGTACACGGGCAATGTCTCGTTCCGCCGCGAGGACTACCTGGCGGTGGGGGGCTTTGATCCGGCGCTGAAGCAGTCGGAGGACATCGAGCTGGGCATCCGCCTGGAGAAGGCGGGCTGCCGGGTGGGGTTCTGCAACGCGGCGTACGTGCTCCACGGCTCGGACCACACGAGCTTCGAGAAGTGGCTCGCGCGCGCGCACCGTTACGGCATCATGGACTCGCGGCTGTCCGAGCGGCACTCGGACGTGCCGCAGGTGGACCCGTGGAGAATGCTCTTCGAGATGAACGCGCTGGCGCGGCCCCTGCTCGCCACCGCGGTGGTGCTGCCAGGGCCGACGCGGCCGGTGACGGGCGCGCTGATGGGCGCCGCGAAGCTGGCGGACCGGCTGGGCCTGGCGCAGGTGGCCTACAAGAGCACGTCGGTGGCCTACACCATGGAGTACCTGCGCGGTGCGCGGGCGGAAGCCGGCTCGTGGCGCGAGGTGGCGCGGCGCATCTCCCGGTACCGGCGCGTCGCGGCCGGAGGCGAGGAGAAGCCCTCGCCCGGGCGGAAGGACACGAGCGGCGCGTCATGA
- a CDS encoding DUF5953 family protein: protein MTATPRTLSLIAYAPVLTRDDSRPLAIVHGMERASAGLHLGWTISKEGQRIPLPDRDAFISREMKDGGFPLLRNSDAAFRVTVTGWQIPASSSPGGQAQLEVHADLPLDAPGVAAADVLEAVGEGAHAFWGRVLTEGMAMTVPEQFCHPGDEPHVPPHGLPSLKLPWELPSPEIPQYLGWLNYWSAAAARATGFPDPARDAELLSRARRTASGGWVVQLTDAPLDLDNSAHLAALLRAYERFPVIGGRSAA from the coding sequence ATGACAGCCACGCCAAGAACCCTCAGCCTGATCGCCTATGCCCCTGTGCTCACGAGGGATGACAGCCGCCCTTTGGCCATTGTTCATGGAATGGAACGTGCGAGCGCCGGGCTGCACCTGGGGTGGACGATTTCCAAAGAGGGGCAGCGCATTCCCCTTCCGGACCGGGATGCCTTCATCTCGCGGGAGATGAAAGATGGGGGATTTCCGCTCCTGCGCAACAGTGATGCGGCGTTCCGGGTGACGGTGACGGGGTGGCAAATCCCCGCGAGCAGCTCACCGGGGGGACAGGCACAGTTGGAAGTCCATGCGGACCTGCCACTGGACGCACCCGGCGTTGCTGCTGCGGATGTATTGGAGGCCGTTGGAGAGGGCGCACACGCGTTCTGGGGGCGCGTGCTGACCGAGGGAATGGCCATGACCGTGCCGGAGCAGTTTTGCCACCCGGGAGATGAGCCTCATGTCCCGCCTCATGGACTTCCCTCACTCAAACTTCCATGGGAACTCCCCTCGCCTGAGATTCCGCAATACCTCGGATGGCTGAACTACTGGTCAGCCGCCGCCGCACGGGCCACCGGGTTCCCGGACCCTGCCCGCGACGCCGAGCTGCTGTCACGGGCGCGGCGCACGGCGTCGGGAGGGTGGGTGGTGCAGCTCACGGATGCGCCGCTCGATCTCGACAACTCCGCCCACCTCGCTGCGCTCCTGCGGGCCTACGAGCGCTTCCCGGTGATCGGCGGACGTTCCGCCGCTTGA